aattaaaattaccTATAATAAATAAGATgcatatatttaaaaagaaaattataatttttaatgtacTTACCTTTTAGACGAATCACTAGATAGCTTTTTTAGCAGGTTCAATCAATAAAATGAAACCttccaattttttaaaataaaaaactaatgttaaataattattttttaataactatgcttaatacaaaaaatataaaataaaaattattcatattttataaaacgTAGATGACACTTacctctatttttctttaattatagtCAAAGCAAGTAGATTCAAGTAATTTTCTTCTCAAATCTTTCTCAAAGGAACAAAATTTTCAAACAAGTAGTTTTTTTCTCAATTCTTTCTCTCACAAAGGAACTTAATTTTCAAAGAATATTTcggaaatgaaattttaaattattctactGAATAAATAGAAGAGCTTGAAACCTCATGAAAATGTGACCGTTGGCGAAGTGACCATTAGGTTCGGGACTTATAGACCATTAGGTTCGGGACTTATAGTGCCAAACACGATGTTGGGAATGAGCTCGACACTCACAATGCCGATAATGTTATGACTGAACCATGTTCAGCATTTTAAGTGCCGAACATGCCATGCAAAATCGCCATGTAAGTGTTACCTACTTGTTCGATACTTTGAGTATCGGAAAAATGAATCGCCATGTAAGTGCCACCTACTTGTTCGATACTTTGAGTATCGGACAAATCTTTGTCTGATACTCAAAGTGTCGAACAAGTAGGTggtgtcaaacatacttatTTGACACTATGACTGCTGAATAAACATGTTTGACAACCTGAATCCAAAATTTTTTCCTACTTATATGATTTGAGATATACTTTTATAATTtgcatgatttaaaaaaaaaaaaaaaactaaacttTTGATTCCATTGACCTAAAACAAATAAATCTAAGTTCAACATTtacttttgtattttttttttatttgatagaagaaaaaaaaaatcgtgCATAATGTTGTACTTATGGATacaaaattacaattatttattattattattattattatgtttaaTCTTGCAtggataattaattaattaaaacaacTCCGGATTAACTATATTGTTAACTAACATTCATTGTAATTTAACTAACAATGGTTGGCTGTTAAGAACTCTCATATTTGGCAgagaaattttagaatataacaATTATATACAATCATCTAATAGTATCAAAATAtgtagaataaaaaaataaatgaatagaaaaaaaaagttaattctTTTACCTATTCTTTTATATATACTCGGCAACAATTAAGTGTAGTGTGATACCAACTAAACTAAGAAATCCTAGTTGATATGACCCTTTTATCATATAATTTCTCCTTTGAGTattattaaattctaaatttagTGCACATCTCTCATGACGTGCCCAATCCAAATAAATCTTCTCACTGCAATTCAGCACATTAGGAGCAAGGTAAATTTTTAAGTGGATATGATCCATCATGATtccaaaaaatattaaaatgggttccatttatttttttcatggaGGGACGCTTTGGAGGTGTTTTGATTTATGATGGACCGAATTCAAATAAGTATTTTTCTATgactaaattattttcttatcgCATTAAAATTATCGATATATAGTTTTACTattagaaatataaaatttactaatacAATAGCAATATAAAATTACTGAATGTTACTACTATACAGTTGTtgtcataaatattttatgataatattaaattgaaggtaatttataatataatttttaaagtttaacaaaacctataatttagtccctatcATTTTAGTAATAAACAATTTAATCcctaaaattttattctattaacAGAATAGTCCTATTAAAATTTACtgttaaacaataataaattagtcATTTGAATTTCACTTTTTATGACAATTTAGTCCttttagttttaataatttGTGATATAACGCAATAATCGCTAAAAGTAGGCCATGTGCTGGCATTCGAAGACAGAGTTACGTGGCAAGAGTCTAATCAGGTGATACTCGGTCCTATCGAGGGAAAAGAAGACACATATGCTTCAGGTCTCAATTCTTCGTTAAGACTCACCCTCTCAACTACAGCGCAAGGCTCCATGGAAAGTTACCGTTAACGAATACATTCCAGCAGATCCCTATTACACCTATAATCATGAAATCCCCTATCAATTAGCCGGTACCAACAAGATTTTTAGGAGATATGAAaattaactccatcttcttatagtataaaaactaatgattgTAGAGACCAATGTAcgcattcttacacaactactctttaGTTCTAAACAATTTCTTATATTTGCCCTTTTTCTTAGTTTATTAACTTGAACATTGGAGCGGCTGCcataggcgccaaccacctcacgttctctttcttgcagagtGACCAATTGCGACATAGCTTATTTCGGCCACATTATTTAGTTCCATTGCTGAGAAATCCATTGAATTATCTCTGTTCAATTAGAGTAGAAATTAGTCTCTTATTTGcattctcttaaaaagaaatctttctttctttttgaatTCTCTAAAATGGTTGACAATTCACGAGTTGATATTAAGACTGTTGTCAACAAGGATGTAATCATTTCCTCCGCTCCTAGTAGTGGACAAAACACTCCATTAATGGTCAATGAAGTTGATTTGAGCAATCTAAATAATGAGCAGATGCTTCAGTACATAAAAAGGCTACGGGCCACTCTCGAGCAGTATAAAGCTCAGAAGAAGGCCTCCTTCATGGCTCCCAGGATAAAGGAGGAAGCTTCAATCGACACCCTAAGGACTCGGATAAAGGCAATTCAAATGCAGTCCAAAGGGAAGGCAAAGCTGGAGAAAGAGGAGTCGTTGGACGAAGCTCCAAAGGAGGTCAACTAGAAGCTGATACGAGCTATGCAAAAGTACCAAAAGGAGCAGGAAGAGGATTATGGATTGGATGATGCCTCACCCCTATCAGAAGAGATCTTAGCAGAGACATTTTTCGCCAAGCTCAAACTTCTAAGTTTGTACAAATACGATGGAACAACAAATTCCAGAATTCACTTGGCGATCTTTAAGACAACTATGTAGCTTCAGGATGTCAACTATTTCGTGTTGTGCCGAGTATTTCTGTtaacactcacaggtttggctcaaAAATGGTACCAATATCTGAGCTCAGATTCAATTCAGAACTTTACATAatttgctatgttatttaaatctaggtttattacttgtatacctcctaaaaagctcttGTTTGGCTCGCGGAAGATCCGCCAAGGAGAGCGCAAGTCTTCAAGGAGCTTTATCAATACAAgtggagaaattaaattatgagatagcatgtgaagtaTTGAAGAAATGAATGCGTAAGATCAAGTTTATGGATTCTCTAATCAAGAATCCAGCAGCTACACACCAACACCTAATGGATAAAGTCTAGAAGTACATAAAGttggatgatgaagtccaagcGCTGAGAAAGGACAAAAGGACAAGTCAAAAGCAAAACCCAAAGCTAGAGAGGTGAGGATATATGGAGATGAGAAAAAGGTCACAAGGCAAGTATCCGCCAGACTCataattcgggtgttagtcccactaaacaaggcattttatgctaaaGCTACAAGGCGGGTCTCCTCTAGCCCATAattcaggtgttagtcccactaaataaggtagttcatgccaaggccacaaggcgggtctTCGCCAAGTCATAATCGGGTGTTAGTaccactaaacaaggcatttcatgccaaggccacaaggcgggtatccacCAGGCCACACAACCGGGTGTTAGACCCACTTCaaaaaaatttctaaggcattttataccaAGGTCACAAGGCGGATCTCCACCAGGCCAAAATACAGGTGTTAGTCCCTCTAaacaaggcatttcatgccaagaccacaaggcgagtatccgCCAAGCTAATGGCGTATTGAAGCcacaaaaataacctattaaagaccaataaatataaattatgtataGAGTAAACAGTGTCGAATCCATAGAAAATTGACACTAAGGATTTTCAAACGATGaactaggaaaaaaaaaagcaaaagagGGGTTTTTTATGAGGagctaaataaaaataaaagtaactaAAGAAAGCGATAATCAAAAGAGAATAAAATCAATGCAAGTAAATTCTAGTTAAAGATTaggatccacttcagttttgaaaattgatcatagaaacaaaagtatttttattcattctaataaattagttatagttaTAGAAGACGCTCCTTATAATCAATCTctccttaaatttaaattaattagaaaccATTCGCTAATTAACCCTAGTCAACAAATCACCCAAAGAACATCTTTgggattttaatttatcaactacCTAAAAAATTAGAGAGACCCAATTCTAACTAATAAATCAAACCGCGTGGTGAGTTCAagctagatcatataatttctTAGTGGGTTACACTAATTATTACTTGTTGTTGAATAACTTAAGTAATTACGGGCTTCAAGCATGCAgcctaacaatatattactttgaaAATATGAATAATGGGCCCCGATTGatcaaataacaaagcaataataatattaagaactgaaattgcataaatattagaagaataaaagatgaacaattaTGTTTAGAGCTTATAATTCATAGACAAACTGAAATTTTAACCTAACTCTaactagaaataaagagtttagccactcatggcttgaaagaaaatacaaagagaagagaagagaagagagaatcACTGGAAGAGAGAGATCAAGGCTACCGCGACTGTCCATAAAGATATGCTTAAATAGGTGTTGAACCCTAGTAGAATCCTTTTAGAAATAGGAAATCTTCATTGCTTCAATTTAGGAATCATACTTTAATATGTTTCTATTTAGGAGAAGACTCCTTGATTTGAAAAGAATATCGTGCCATGCTGAAGGAAGAAAAATCGAGTGGGATCTCACGGCTTTGAATGAAGAGAACTAGTCTTTTActtcaaatttgaattatttttccgCTCACTATCAGGTCTCTATGCAGACTGTTGATTTgactagtgatttgggcaaacccTTGCTTAAATCTTTCTACTAGAAGGAAGAAAAATCGAGTGGGGTCTCGTGACTTTGAATGAGGAGATCTAGTCTTTTActtcaaatttgaattattttctagCTCAGCTATCAGATCTCTGTGCAGACTGTTGATTTGACCAatggtttgggcaaatcgttGCTCAAATCTTTCTACTAGAATATGGTCAACTCAGCTCAAGAGTCTAGGCAATTCTAGATTCTATAAAGCACTATCATCTAGTaggtttgcccaaatcgctgGTCAAGTCAATTTTAGCATTTTTTAACacatttttatcaaattcacttttttcttttacttttctaTGAAATATcactaaaaaattacaaaattagttAGAAAAATATTCAATTCAATGCTAAGAACAATATGAAAAATGTGTTGAAATTATATTCGATCATAggccataatccgggtgttagtcccgttaaacaagacattttataccaaggccacaaggcgggtctccgctaggccataatccgggtgttagaCCAGCTAAATGAGGCATTTCATGCCAAAGCCACAAAATGGATCTCCGCCAGACtataatccgagtgttagtcccgttaaataaggcattttatgccaaagcCAAAAGATGGATCTCCATTGGGAtataatccgggtgttagtcccactaaacaagacatTTCATACTAAGGCCGCAAGGCGGATCTCCGCTAAGTCATAatctaggtgttagtcccactaaataagacaTTTCATACCAAGGCCGCAAGGCGGGTCTCTGCTAGGCTATAATCTGGATGTTAGTCCTACTGGGCCACAAGGTGAGTATCTACCAAGTCATGCaatcgggtgttagtctcacttcatgaaaagtttctaaggtattttatgctCAGGCCACAAGAAGGGTAACCGTTAGGCGAGTcttcgagtgttagtcccaaaagacaaagACAAGTTCCTGCCAAAAagcgccacaaggcgggtaaccTCCAAGCGAATCTTCGGAtgttagtcccaaaagataAAGTCAAGTTTCTGGCAAAAAGCGCCACAAAATGGATATCCACTAGGCTAACGCGCGTGTCAATCCCgattaataaaatcatttaagtCGTTATCATGACCGAGTGTTTAGTTCGGTTTGTTATTTCAAGATATTTATTCCATAGCCACGAGGCAGGTATCCGTCGAGCGAGTCACAAGGTGGAGGCCTTAATGGTCGAATGAGGGTTATAAATGAGTACAGAGCATGTAAACACTCGGTGAAAATAATGACAAGATatgagagaaaatattttttattaaaattatgaaaggCCCATCGAGACGTACCACATGCCCTGAATCGTGAAGACAACTGTCACCCTCGAATCTGACCCTCGAATCTGAAGAATCGAAGGTCAATGGAGAAGTTTATGATATAACACAATAATCGCCCAAAGTAGGCTATGTGCTGACACTCGAAAACAGGGTCACATGGTAAGGGTCTGATCAGGTGATACTCGGTCCTACTGAGGGAAAAGAAGACCCATACGCTTCAGGTCTCAGCTCTTTCTCAAGACTCACCCTCTCAATTATAGGGCGAGACTCCATGGGAAGTTACTGTTAGCTGATACAATCCAGCAGATTTCTATTATACCTATAATCACGGGATCCACTATTAGTTAGTCGGTACCAACTGGATTTTCAGGTGATACGATAATTAACTatatcttcttatagtataaaagctaaTAATTGCAGATATTAGGATATatattcttacacaactactcttgagttctaagcaatttcttATATTCGTTAttttcttcagtttactgacttgagtattgAAATGGCTGTTATAGGCGTCAACCACCtcatgttcttttttttttgcaaaatgATCAATCGCGGAACAATTTTGTTTCGGCcacattaatttataataatttagtctcataattttaatatttataataatttactccctttaatttaatttgacttATTCAATTAACCGTTTACTaacgttaaaattaataaaaagaactattttattgataaaataaaaactcaaaaactaaattatttactattaaacAAGTTGAAACTAAATTGTGAGTTTTGCTAAATATCAGAGACTATACTATAACTTACCCATTAAATTTAttgctaaaataaaatttatttgtaacaataaatattactgttaaatagaatttttattaatatctatattttttattatattttttatattaatgccATTATAAAACTCACTTGAATAAGTAGTGTAAGTGCTTCACATATCCCTATTTTCGTGTTTAGACGTGTAAAGTATAACCTCTGAAAATTAAACTTGAGCGCCTAACACGCAACACAAATGCCTTTGTCACAATCACTGTGTTACGTCGTGCAAAACAAaacatttcaatttttttgtataaataataaaaattagtttttattttaaataattttcttaaaatgtaTATTTCATATGAAAGTTAAAGAGTAAAGATGTAGTATTAGTGTTATATATGAGATAAGAAAGCAATTACAAGGTTCCATCTCTTACGAGTGAAGGCATATAGTGGGGGAACATTTAGGTGGTCTGCGACTATTACTACACAAAAGCACATAGTTGATGGGTCTCCATCTGAAGCTTATATGTGTTGTCTCCTTCTTTCGTTGAGTTTCACTCTCATTATACTATATTTACTATCATAATGATCAACAACCCATCACTACTATCTTGTTATCCCTACAATACCATTAAGATTGATTTGCCCATTTCACCTACTAGTTTTtcattctaaaaaaataaatcaaacaatttttattaatgaaatattaaaaaatttaatataatcgatcaaaattaaatcaatatttCTATATTTAAGATTTATACAGTAATATTATAGTAAACTgttatgaaattattattttaatattatttttataaaaaaattgaaaaaaattatgctGTGGTGTAAAGTAAAAGATGAGAAGAAATGGAAAAAACAAGGATGGAATAATTGTCATAGTCATATATGTGCTCTATTGTACACTCAGTTTCCATCATTCCATGTGATTCCACGTATGCTATCCGTCCTATATACATCCCACGTATTCATCctagagaaagaaagagagaattaTGTTTCTCGTGGTCAACCTCTTTTAGGGCCAAGAGACGAGAGAATTTTTCATTATCGCACAGATCAGATTTGTtagaatgaaaaattaaaaattaaaatatcataattaatattgattttattattttttgaataatattttatttaattttaaataatatatcaattttaaatatatgcaGTGGAATGCGTATAAAAATTTGTTTTTACAATATACTCACTTTCCTAATTTCTTTCATTAATTACCAGTCTCCCACCTAAAACTTTCCCACACTTTCCTGGACCTCTGCGTTTCTCTCAAGGAGAGTCTGCCTCTCTACGAATTCCATAGTTTGAAGAATTCACGTTCAAGCTACTTCAACAACACTAGGTTGTCTTCCAATTTAATATAATGGGTTTTGGAATTTCCGATGATGTCTGCAACACAGGCCTTGGTCTTGGACTGAGCAGCCATGACAATCAACAAAACTATTCCCAATCCGTTCATCTTAAACAAAAGAAGAAACTCTTCTTGAAATATGATCACACGTTCCCTTCTCTTACATTAGGCCCCCCACCACAAGAGCCATATCCATCGGCTACTATGGTGGAAGCGGATTTGCAACCTCAGGCGTCGTCTCCTAGTGCAGTATCCTCATTTTCTAACTCTAGTatcaagaaagagagagagtttcGTGGTGAAGAAGTCGAAGTTGAAAGAGTCTCTTCAAGGGTTAGTGATGAAGATGAAGAAGGAAGTCCAAGAAAGAAACTTAGACTTAGCAAACAACAGTCGGCTATTTTGGAAGATAGCTTCAAAGAACACAGCACTCTTAATCCTGTATAATACCATCTGTCACCATCTTTAATTCATAATCTCTCTAGTACTTGTTTATATTGATTTGTTCAGATATATTTTCttgaatttgtttttttttttctctcttcaattattagaagcaaaagcaagctttGGCTGAACAGCTGAATCTCAGGCCACGTCAAGTAGAAGTGTGGTTCCAGAACAGAAGAGCCAGGTAATTAAGATCATGGGTCGACCTTCATATATGCATGAAATATTGAGTCTTTGATGATCAACTTATGTTACTTATACCACTTTCTATGTATATTTGGGCAGAACCAAGCTGAAGCAGACTGAGGTAGACTGTGAGGTCCTGAGGAAATGTTGCGAAACACTAACAGAAGAAAACAAGAGGCTGCAAAAAGAGCTACAAGAGCTTAGATCATTGAAAATGGCTGCACCGCTATATATGCAGCTACCGGCAGCCACCCTCACTGTGTGCCCTTCTTGTGAGAGGATCGGCAGTGGCGGCGGAGACGCCACTTCTACTAGCACTTTAACGGTTGGACCAAAGCCTCATTTCTACAGTCCCTTCACCCACCCTTCCGCAGCTTGCTAGGCAACCTATATGAGGCCTGGACACGGGTATTATTTTTGTCCATGACTTGTGTgtcattataattaattaaggattagataattaaattaattttgtagaGTCTAGCTTCTTTCACCATTCCTTCTCTCTTTCTAGCTAGCTCTTTCATCTGGACACATACTTgtaaagtcttaacaaatttctaTTAAGGAAGTTTACTTAGGTATTTGTGTGCATCGAAACTTGGTTTCTTGATCCTCTAAATGATCTAGTTACTTAATTGTGCTATCTTGTTTCTAGTTTTAGAAATGGAGAATGATATTTGCCTtccatttattaattaaatgtttttgCATTAGATGAAGTAGATGTAACCTATTCATGCTTTATGCAAATAGACATTCATCTACGGAGGTATGTTAAAGAAGGTGGTGTTCCTGAGCAAGTATTGTTGTTACTTTCTTCTATTGACgcatttgatgatgtgagttcCTGTCCGAATAAGGACGTTGCAGTTCTATATATATACCAAAGATAATTACCTTAGAGAACTAATGAATCACTAGCATATTTAGGTAGAAGTCTTGAAGTTGAAGGGATATCTCTGAAagtaattaaatgaaatattttacattttttttttttgaagaaacCTAAAAGAAATTACTGCAGAAACAAATGGATACTAAATGGTAAGTAATTTTCTTATgtcttaacattttttttttttttgaagttggACTTGGCTTGACAGGAATTCATGATGTTCCTAAAATTCAAAAATGATGATCGCTTGCTTTCTAATAATTCTTGGAAACCTTATCGATGATCACATGCACATGTTTGGAAAAAAAATCTTAGTTTTTGTTGGATAGGGAAAGAGAATTTTCTCCCGAATGATTTTCGGGAAAAGGAATCCACAAGCCATCTTACTTGacatcttattattattattattttattttattttattttattttaccgtGAAGCATCAAATTTGGACATAAAATGCctcttcaaaatttttttttatttttaaagcgaaaaaa
The sequence above is a segment of the Manihot esculenta cultivar AM560-2 chromosome 5, M.esculenta_v8, whole genome shotgun sequence genome. Coding sequences within it:
- the LOC110616070 gene encoding homeobox-leucine zipper protein HAT22, encoding MGFGISDDVCNTGLGLGLSSHDNQQNYSQSVHLKQKKKLFLKYDHTFPSLTLGPPPQEPYPSATMVEADLQPQASSPSAVSSFSNSSIKKEREFRGEEVEVERVSSRVSDEDEEGSPRKKLRLSKQQSAILEDSFKEHSTLNPKQKQALAEQLNLRPRQVEVWFQNRRARTKLKQTEVDCEVLRKCCETLTEENKRLQKELQELRSLKMAAPLYMQLPAATLTVCPSCERIGSGGGDATSTSTLTVGPKPHFYSPFTHPSAAC